A genomic window from Gossypium hirsutum isolate 1008001.06 chromosome D12, Gossypium_hirsutum_v2.1, whole genome shotgun sequence includes:
- the LOC107946241 gene encoding uncharacterized protein, with the protein MHLFSILANTALYASVDKYLHGFFGLANDPAAEVRKLVCAAFVQLIEVRPSVLEPHMKNVIEYMLQVNKDTDDEVALEACEFWDQSFMEQFGCRLNRLSFKVPKTKWHFRVSTSDNSYTYINGAGNSFGTRQHRPYDICLAIWTTTPWTAPANADGLCNECYEEMSSHVPTRRSYLLLPATIVPLETVLSLKLKFMLLLAGAVHEGFRRAR; encoded by the exons ATGCACCTATTTTCCATCTTAGCTAATACG GCTTTATATGCATCTGTGGATAAATACCTTCATGGTTTTTTTGGCCTTGCTAATGACCCTGCAGCAGAAGTGCGGAAATTG GTTTGTGCAGCATTTGTTCAGCTAATTGAAGTCCGTCCATCTGTTCTGGAG CCACATATGAAGAATGTAATTGAATATATGTTGCAAGTAAATAAGGACACTGATGATGAGGTGGCACTTGAAGCATGTGAATTTTG GGATCAGTCATTCATGGAACAATTTGGATGTCGACTAAACAGACTCTCTTTTAAAGTTCCAAAGACAAAATGGCATTTTAGGGTTTCAACCTCTgacaattcatatacatatataaat GGTGCAGGGAATAGTTTTGGAACAAGACAACATAGACCCTATG ATATATGCCTAGCAATATGGACTACAACTCCGTGGACTGCTCCAGCCAATGCTG ATGGACTTTGTAATGAATGTTATGAAGAGATGAGCAGCCATGTACCTACAAGGCGTTCCTATCTTCTTTTGCCCGCTACAATTGTACCACTGGAAACTGTTCTATCATTGAAGCTCAAGTTCATGCTGTTACTAGCTGGTGCAGTTCATGAAGGTTTCAGGAGGGCTCGATAG